A genomic stretch from Setaria viridis chromosome 1, Setaria_viridis_v4.0, whole genome shotgun sequence includes:
- the LOC117837402 gene encoding DExH-box ATP-dependent RNA helicase DExH15 chloroplastic isoform X1 — protein sequence MHCLAPHFLLPLPTASRHALPQTQTPPLPLLLLPSRASRLLHLASARSPSRAAASVSDDDEDEDEEVDVDDDDDEIGIRDADDEDYDEYEDGDEGDEEVVDEESVGEDDEEAEDEDGEREDTSVRRRESEEYKSRRVAKLVAEVREFGEDIIDYNELAGIYDFPIDKFQRLAIQAFLRGSSVVVSAPTSSGKTLIAEAAAVATVARGRRLFYTTPLKALSNQKFRDFRNTFGDHNVGLLTGDSAINKDAQILIMTTEILRNMLYQSVGMTASEGRLFQVDVIVLDEVHYLSDISRGTVWEETVIYCPKEVQLICLSATVANPDELAGWISQIHGKTELVTSNKRPVPLTWHFSKKYALQPLLDGKGKKMNRKLRMSNFQNLASPKNDFYYVKGKRRLRANKNEQGNRSPLDISKQVQLSKHELSNMRRSQVPLIRDTLSQLWESDMLPAIWFIFSRRGCDAAVEYLEDCRLLHDCEASEVELELRRFKMQYPDAVRESAVKGLLRGVAAHHAGCLPLWKSFIEELFQRGLVKVVFATETLAAGINMPARTAVISSLSKRIDAGRQLLTPNELFQMAGRAGRRGIDTVGHAVLVQTPYEGPEECCDIIFAGLEPLVSQFTASYGMVLNLLAGSKVTHNQKESDDLKVKRSGRTLEEARKLVEQSFGNYVGSNVMVAAKEEIERIQQEIQYLSSEITDESIDRKCREELSEEDYAEISLLQKRLKEEKQIRNELKKRMELERMAAWKNRLEEFESGHLPFMCLQYKDKDSVHHTIPAVFIGNLNSFADQKIANMVEEDSLGSGKHKADTGEQLYCPSYYVALSSDNSWYLFTEKWIKTVYKTGLPAVPSVEGGTLPRETLKQLLLREEMMWDKLAKSEYGSLLSMDGSLDTWSWSLNVPVLNSLSEDDEVERFSQEHQDAVECYKQQRRKVSHLKKTIKSTKGFKEFQKIIDMRNFTKEKIERLEARSRRLTRRIKQIEPTGWKEFLQISKVIQEARALDINTQVIYPLGETAAAIRGENELWLAMVLRNKVLLDLKPSQLAAVCGSLVSEGIKLRPWKNSSYVYEPSSVATGVISYLEEQRNSLIDLQEKHNVKIPCEIDAQFAGMVEAWASGLTWREIMMDSAMDDGDLARLLRRTIDLLAQIPKLPDIDPVLQKNAQIACSVMDRVPISELAG from the exons ATGCACTGCCTCGCCCCCCATTTCCTCCTCCCACTCCCCACCGCCTCGCGCCACGCGCTCCCTCAAACCCAAACCccaccccttcctctcctcctcctcccctcccgcgccTCTCGACTGCTCCACCTCGCCTCAGCGCGCTCgccgtcccgcgccgccgcctcggtctccgacgacgacgaggatgaggatgaggaggtcgacgtggacgacgacgacgacgagataGGCATCCGCGACGCGGACGACGAAGACTACGATGAGTACGAGGACGGGGATGAGGGCgatgaggaggtggtggacgAGGAGAGCGTCGGTGAGGACGACGAAGAGGCGGAAGACGAGGATGGCGAGCGGGAGGATACCTCGGTGCGGAGGCGGGAGTCCGAGGAGTACAAGTCCCGGCGGGTGGCGAAGCTTGTCGCCGAGGTGCGGGAGTTCGGGGAGGACATCATCGACTACAATGAGCTCGCAGGGATCTACGACTTCCCCATCGACAAGTTTCAG CGCTTGGCGATCCAAGCATTTTTAAGAGGTTCATCTGTCGTAGTTTCTGCACCTACAAGTAGTGGGAAGACATTAATAGCAGAAGCTGCAGCGGTCGCAACAGTTGCTAGAGGAAGACGTCTCTTCTACACAACACCATTAAAGGCCTTGTCAAATCAGAAGTTTCGTGATTTCCG GAATACCTTTGGTGATCATAATGTTGGTCTTCTTACAGGAGATTctgctatcaacaaagatgccCAGATCCTAATTATGACGACAGAGATTTTGCGTAACATGCTGTACCAAAG TGTTGGCATGACAGCATCAGAAGGTAGATTATTTCAAGTTGATGTCATTGTTTTGGATGAAGTTCATTATTTGAGTGATATCTCACGCGGCACTGTTTGGGAAGAAACT GTCATATATTGTCCAAAGGAAGTCCAGCTTATATGCTTGTCAGCCACTGTTGCAAATCCTGATGAATTAGCTGGCTGGATAAGTCAG ATTCATGGTAAGACAGAGCTTGTAACATCAAACAAACGTCCGGTTCCACTTACTTGGCACTTCTCAAAGAAATACGCCCTACAGCCACTTCTTGATGGAAAAGGGAAGAAAATGAATAG GAAACTGCGAATGTCTAACTTTCAGAACTTAGCATCTCCAAAGAATGACTTCTATTATGTGAAAGGAAAGAGGAGACTTAGAGCAAATAAAAATGAGCAAGGTAATAGAAGCCCTTTGGACATATCAAAACAGGTTCAGTTGTCAAAGCATGAACTCAGTAATATGCGCCGCTCCCAA GTTCCACTAATACGCGACACTTTATCACAACTTTGGGAAAGTGACATGCTTCCAGCTATTTGGTTTATTTTTAGTAGAAGGGGGTGTGATGCAGCTGTTGAATATCTTGAGGATTGCAGATTGTTGCATGACTGTGAAGCTAGTGAGGTTGAACTGGAACTCAGGAGATTCAAGATGCAATATCCTGATGCTGTCCGAGAAAGTGCTGTGAAAGGACTCTTGCGAGGGGTTGCTGCTCATCATGCTGGTTGCTTGCCACTGTGGAAATCATTCATTGAAGAATTATTTCAGCGTGGCCTTGTTAAAGTAGTTTTTGCAACGGAAACCCTTGCAGCGGGGATTAACATGCCTGCTAGGACAGCTGTGATTTCTTCTCTCAGCAAAAGAATAGATGCCGGGCGCCAGCTCCTAACGCCTAATGAACTATTCCAGATGGCAGGTCGTGCTGGAAGGAGAGGGATCGATACAGTTGGGCATGCTGTTCTTGTTCAGACTCCATATGAAGGGCCTGAAGAGTGTTGTGACATTATCTTTGCTGGACTTGAGCCACTTGTCTCACAATTCACTGCATCATATGGGATGGTTTTGAACCTCCTTGCC GGTTCAAAAGTTACCCATAATCAGAAAGAATCAGATGATCTGAAGGTCAAGCGCTCTGGAAGAACTTTAGAAGAAGCTCGAAAGCTAGTGGAGCAAAGCTTTGGGAATTATGTTGGGAGCAATGTAATGGTTGCTGCCAAAGAAGAGATTGAAAGAATACAGCAAGAAATACAATACCTCTCTTCAGAAATTACCGATGAATCTATTGACCGAAAATGCAGAGAAGAATTATCAGAGGAAGATTATGCTGAGATTTCCCTTCTACAAAAGAGACTGAAG GAAGAGAAGCAGATCAGAAATGAGCTGAAAAAAAGGATGGAACTGGAGAGAATGGCTGCATGGAAAAATCGGTTGGAAGAATTTGAAAGTGGCCATCTTCCTTTCATGTGCCTGCAATATAAAGATAAGGATTCAGTTCACCACACTATCCCTGCTGTATTTATTGGAAACCTCAACTCGTTTGCTGATCAAAAGATTGCGAACATG GTGGAAGAAGATTCACTTGGTTCAGGCAAGCATAAAGCTGATACTGGGGAACAACTTTATTGCCCATCTTACTACGTAGCTTTAAGTTCAGATAATTCATGGTATCTGTTCACAGAAAAATGGATAAAAACTGTTTACAAGACAGGTCTTCCTGCTGTCCCTTCGGTTGAAGGGGGCACACTCCCTAGAGAAACCCTGAAACAGCTCCTTTTGCGTGAAGAGATGATGTGGGATAAACTTGCGAAATCAGAATATGGTTCTTTGTTAAGCATGGATGGTTCTCTAGACACATGGTCGTGGAGTCTCAATGTTCCTGTGCTTAATAGCCTTTCGGAAGACGATGAG GTAGAACGATTCTCCCAGGAACATCAAGATGCAGTAGAATGCTACAAGCAACAGAGGAGGAAGGTTTCACATTTGAAGAAAACAATCAAGAGTACTAAGGGTTTCAAAGAATTCCAAAAGATCATTGACATGAGAAACTTTACAAAAGAAAAGATTGAGCGCTTGGAAGCTAGATCCAGACGCTTGACTCGACGGATAAAACAAATTGAACCAACCGGTTGGAAAGAATTTCTCCAG ATCAGCAAAGTCATACAAGAGGCTAGAGCGTTAGATATCAATACTCAGGTAATCTATCCTTTGGGTGAGACCGCAGCGGCTATACGAGGAGAAAATGAGCTCTGGCTTGCTATGGTTCTTAGGAACAAGGTCCTCTTGGATCTAAAGCCATCTCAATTGGCAGCAGTTTGTGGAAGTTTAGTGTCAGAAGGGATCAAACTTCGTCCTTGGAAAAACAGCAG TTATGTATATGAACCTTCTTCTGTTGCTACTGGTGTTATAAGCTATTTAGAAGAGCAGAGAAACTCGCTCATCGACCTCCAGGAGAAACATAATGTTAAG ATACCCTGCGAAATAGATGCTCAGTTTGCTGGGATGGTTGAAGCCTGGGCTTCAGGGTTGACCTGGAGGGAGATAATGATGGACTCTGCAATGGATGATGGAGATTTAGCCCGTCTACTCAGGCGCACAATCGATTTACTAGCTCAG ATTCCGAAATTACCAGACATCGATCCGGTTCTCCAAAAGAATGCACAAATTGCTTGCAGCGTCATGGACCGAGTACCCATTAGCGAGCTTGCCGGTTGA
- the LOC117837402 gene encoding DExH-box ATP-dependent RNA helicase DExH15 chloroplastic isoform X2, protein MWNLVNLCFVETFSRNTFGDHNVGLLTGDSAINKDAQILIMTTEILRNMLYQSVGMTASEGRLFQVDVIVLDEVHYLSDISRGTVWEETVIYCPKEVQLICLSATVANPDELAGWISQIHGKTELVTSNKRPVPLTWHFSKKYALQPLLDGKGKKMNRKLRMSNFQNLASPKNDFYYVKGKRRLRANKNEQGNRSPLDISKQVQLSKHELSNMRRSQVPLIRDTLSQLWESDMLPAIWFIFSRRGCDAAVEYLEDCRLLHDCEASEVELELRRFKMQYPDAVRESAVKGLLRGVAAHHAGCLPLWKSFIEELFQRGLVKVVFATETLAAGINMPARTAVISSLSKRIDAGRQLLTPNELFQMAGRAGRRGIDTVGHAVLVQTPYEGPEECCDIIFAGLEPLVSQFTASYGMVLNLLAGSKVTHNQKESDDLKVKRSGRTLEEARKLVEQSFGNYVGSNVMVAAKEEIERIQQEIQYLSSEITDESIDRKCREELSEEDYAEISLLQKRLKEEKQIRNELKKRMELERMAAWKNRLEEFESGHLPFMCLQYKDKDSVHHTIPAVFIGNLNSFADQKIANMVEEDSLGSGKHKADTGEQLYCPSYYVALSSDNSWYLFTEKWIKTVYKTGLPAVPSVEGGTLPRETLKQLLLREEMMWDKLAKSEYGSLLSMDGSLDTWSWSLNVPVLNSLSEDDEVERFSQEHQDAVECYKQQRRKVSHLKKTIKSTKGFKEFQKIIDMRNFTKEKIERLEARSRRLTRRIKQIEPTGWKEFLQISKVIQEARALDINTQVIYPLGETAAAIRGENELWLAMVLRNKVLLDLKPSQLAAVCGSLVSEGIKLRPWKNSSYVYEPSSVATGVISYLEEQRNSLIDLQEKHNVKIPCEIDAQFAGMVEAWASGLTWREIMMDSAMDDGDLARLLRRTIDLLAQIPKLPDIDPVLQKNAQIACSVMDRVPISELAG, encoded by the exons ATGTGGAACCTTGTAAACCTCTGTTTTGTTGAAACTTTTTCGAG GAATACCTTTGGTGATCATAATGTTGGTCTTCTTACAGGAGATTctgctatcaacaaagatgccCAGATCCTAATTATGACGACAGAGATTTTGCGTAACATGCTGTACCAAAG TGTTGGCATGACAGCATCAGAAGGTAGATTATTTCAAGTTGATGTCATTGTTTTGGATGAAGTTCATTATTTGAGTGATATCTCACGCGGCACTGTTTGGGAAGAAACT GTCATATATTGTCCAAAGGAAGTCCAGCTTATATGCTTGTCAGCCACTGTTGCAAATCCTGATGAATTAGCTGGCTGGATAAGTCAG ATTCATGGTAAGACAGAGCTTGTAACATCAAACAAACGTCCGGTTCCACTTACTTGGCACTTCTCAAAGAAATACGCCCTACAGCCACTTCTTGATGGAAAAGGGAAGAAAATGAATAG GAAACTGCGAATGTCTAACTTTCAGAACTTAGCATCTCCAAAGAATGACTTCTATTATGTGAAAGGAAAGAGGAGACTTAGAGCAAATAAAAATGAGCAAGGTAATAGAAGCCCTTTGGACATATCAAAACAGGTTCAGTTGTCAAAGCATGAACTCAGTAATATGCGCCGCTCCCAA GTTCCACTAATACGCGACACTTTATCACAACTTTGGGAAAGTGACATGCTTCCAGCTATTTGGTTTATTTTTAGTAGAAGGGGGTGTGATGCAGCTGTTGAATATCTTGAGGATTGCAGATTGTTGCATGACTGTGAAGCTAGTGAGGTTGAACTGGAACTCAGGAGATTCAAGATGCAATATCCTGATGCTGTCCGAGAAAGTGCTGTGAAAGGACTCTTGCGAGGGGTTGCTGCTCATCATGCTGGTTGCTTGCCACTGTGGAAATCATTCATTGAAGAATTATTTCAGCGTGGCCTTGTTAAAGTAGTTTTTGCAACGGAAACCCTTGCAGCGGGGATTAACATGCCTGCTAGGACAGCTGTGATTTCTTCTCTCAGCAAAAGAATAGATGCCGGGCGCCAGCTCCTAACGCCTAATGAACTATTCCAGATGGCAGGTCGTGCTGGAAGGAGAGGGATCGATACAGTTGGGCATGCTGTTCTTGTTCAGACTCCATATGAAGGGCCTGAAGAGTGTTGTGACATTATCTTTGCTGGACTTGAGCCACTTGTCTCACAATTCACTGCATCATATGGGATGGTTTTGAACCTCCTTGCC GGTTCAAAAGTTACCCATAATCAGAAAGAATCAGATGATCTGAAGGTCAAGCGCTCTGGAAGAACTTTAGAAGAAGCTCGAAAGCTAGTGGAGCAAAGCTTTGGGAATTATGTTGGGAGCAATGTAATGGTTGCTGCCAAAGAAGAGATTGAAAGAATACAGCAAGAAATACAATACCTCTCTTCAGAAATTACCGATGAATCTATTGACCGAAAATGCAGAGAAGAATTATCAGAGGAAGATTATGCTGAGATTTCCCTTCTACAAAAGAGACTGAAG GAAGAGAAGCAGATCAGAAATGAGCTGAAAAAAAGGATGGAACTGGAGAGAATGGCTGCATGGAAAAATCGGTTGGAAGAATTTGAAAGTGGCCATCTTCCTTTCATGTGCCTGCAATATAAAGATAAGGATTCAGTTCACCACACTATCCCTGCTGTATTTATTGGAAACCTCAACTCGTTTGCTGATCAAAAGATTGCGAACATG GTGGAAGAAGATTCACTTGGTTCAGGCAAGCATAAAGCTGATACTGGGGAACAACTTTATTGCCCATCTTACTACGTAGCTTTAAGTTCAGATAATTCATGGTATCTGTTCACAGAAAAATGGATAAAAACTGTTTACAAGACAGGTCTTCCTGCTGTCCCTTCGGTTGAAGGGGGCACACTCCCTAGAGAAACCCTGAAACAGCTCCTTTTGCGTGAAGAGATGATGTGGGATAAACTTGCGAAATCAGAATATGGTTCTTTGTTAAGCATGGATGGTTCTCTAGACACATGGTCGTGGAGTCTCAATGTTCCTGTGCTTAATAGCCTTTCGGAAGACGATGAG GTAGAACGATTCTCCCAGGAACATCAAGATGCAGTAGAATGCTACAAGCAACAGAGGAGGAAGGTTTCACATTTGAAGAAAACAATCAAGAGTACTAAGGGTTTCAAAGAATTCCAAAAGATCATTGACATGAGAAACTTTACAAAAGAAAAGATTGAGCGCTTGGAAGCTAGATCCAGACGCTTGACTCGACGGATAAAACAAATTGAACCAACCGGTTGGAAAGAATTTCTCCAG ATCAGCAAAGTCATACAAGAGGCTAGAGCGTTAGATATCAATACTCAGGTAATCTATCCTTTGGGTGAGACCGCAGCGGCTATACGAGGAGAAAATGAGCTCTGGCTTGCTATGGTTCTTAGGAACAAGGTCCTCTTGGATCTAAAGCCATCTCAATTGGCAGCAGTTTGTGGAAGTTTAGTGTCAGAAGGGATCAAACTTCGTCCTTGGAAAAACAGCAG TTATGTATATGAACCTTCTTCTGTTGCTACTGGTGTTATAAGCTATTTAGAAGAGCAGAGAAACTCGCTCATCGACCTCCAGGAGAAACATAATGTTAAG ATACCCTGCGAAATAGATGCTCAGTTTGCTGGGATGGTTGAAGCCTGGGCTTCAGGGTTGACCTGGAGGGAGATAATGATGGACTCTGCAATGGATGATGGAGATTTAGCCCGTCTACTCAGGCGCACAATCGATTTACTAGCTCAG ATTCCGAAATTACCAGACATCGATCCGGTTCTCCAAAAGAATGCACAAATTGCTTGCAGCGTCATGGACCGAGTACCCATTAGCGAGCTTGCCGGTTGA
- the LOC117837426 gene encoding formin-like protein 16 gives MAPRPCPLLPLLLILIAAALSPLAAAQPQRNIQRTFPSVRTPAFPAPPPAIVSPTPSPATAPESSSPPRPSSSVKRSDIAVAVVSTALSSFAVSGVAFFLFLRHGKKKELTAGDGNGYSDGRQEGAFAGKRPEREPRRPPRGGVGGGGGGFGMVDENGLDAIYWREFEKDGDGRGRKSWRPPQPPPPRQQQQQRVEMWPEPQQTSSPPSPPRRSRRNKIDQEPLIPVGSLDSASDVFNESLRPPSAGSSSSSFSVDATRPYARPPAPAVAMNSVPRPSPPPAPAAPPSASPGLPPPPGRASPPPAPSNAAASAAPPPPPPPKPAASPPPPPPPRGPSPPPPPPPKGGPPPPPPKGGPPPPPPPKGPSPPPPPPPGGKKGGPPPPPPKGGASASSSRPPTAPGMPSGAGEQQAKLKPLHWDKVNVQATDHSMVWDKITGGSFNLDEGIIEALFGTAAANRKPKSADSKDSAEASAGLGRSNTPEQIFLLEPRKSHNISIILKSLTVGRDEIIDALRDGHTELSTEVLEKLSRLNISKEEESTILKFSGNPDRLAPAEAFLLRLLLDVPNPFARVNALLFKVNYGAEVAQLKHSLRTLELASQELRTKGLFFKLLEAVLKAGNRMNAGTARGNAQAFNLTALRKLSDVKSTDGSTSLLHFVVEEVVRSEGKRLAINRNYSIRRSGSLARSGHEGSSSAAGQGPSREERQNEYMNLGLPIVGGLSTEFANVKRAAMVDYDAVVSECSILGSRLTDIKRLLETCSDDGLARGLRGFVKAAEQELKSLRGEQERVLELVQKTTEYYHAGATKDRNAHPLQLFIVVRDFLGMVDQACVDIKRKLQQQKKPSPPASQPTTAAAPAAASSTAAAVTKEATDGQPATAQKPPEEADSKRKRVMPRFPNLPAHFMKDSADSDSSSDEE, from the exons ATGGCTCCGCGTCCGTGCccgctcctccccctcctcctcatcctcatcgccGCAGCCCTCTCCCCTCTAGccgccgcgcagccgcagcggaACATCCAGAGGACCTTCCCCTCCGTCCGCACGCCGGCcttccccgccccgccgccggcgatcgtgtccccgaccccgtcgcccgccaccgccccggAGTCGTCTTCGCCaccgcggccgtcgtcgtccgtGAAGCGCAGCGACatcgcggtggcggtggtgagcACGGCGCTGAGCAGCTTCGCGGTCTCGGGGgtcgccttcttcctcttcctccgccacgggaagaagaaggagctgaCGGCCGGGGACGGGAATGGGTACTCCGACGGGCGGCAGGAGGGCGCCTTCGCGGGGAAGCGGCCGGAGAGGGAGccgaggcggccgccgcggggcggggtagggggaggcggcggcggcttcggaaTGGTGGACGAGAACGGGCTCGACGCGATATACTGGAGGGAGTTCGAGAAGGACGGCGATGGCAGGGGTAGGAAGAGCTGgcgcccgccgcagccgccgcctccccggcagcagcagcagcagcgggtggAGATGTGGCCGGAGCCCCAGCagacgtcgtcgccgccgtccccgccgcggcggTCGAGGAGGAACAAGATAGATCAGGAGCCGCTCATCCCGGTGGGCTCCCTGGACTCCGCGTCTGACGTGTTCAACGAGTCGCTGCGCCCGCCCAGCGCTGGCTCCAGCTCGTCGTCCTTCTCCGTGGACGCCACCAGGCCGTACGCGCGTCCGCCGGCCCCGGCGGTCGCCATGAACTCCGTGCCCCGCCCGtctccgccgccagcccccgccgccccaccaaGCGCATCGCCggggctgccaccgccgcctggaAGAGCAAGCCCGCCACCTGCTCCATCCAACGCTGCTGCCTCAgctgcgccgcctccaccgccaccgccaaaaCCAGCTGCGTCGCcacccccgcctccaccgcccaggggtccatctccacctccacccccaccgcccaagggtggcccgccgccgccacctccgaaGGGCggaccgcctccaccaccgccgcccaaaggcccatccccgccaccaccgccgccgcccggaggaaagaaaggaggaccgcctccgccacctccgaAGGGAGGCgcatcggcgtcctcctcgaGGCCGCCGACAGCGCCGGGCATGCCCTCTGGGGCCGGGGAGCAGCAGGCGAAGCTGAAGCCGCTGCATTGGGACAAGGTCAATGTGCAGGCCACCGACCACTCCATGGTGTGGGACAAGATCACCGGCGGCTCATTCAA CTTGGATGAAGGCATCATCGAGGCCCTGTTCGGCACTGCGGCTGCAAACCGCAAGCCGAAATCTGCAGACTCCAAGGACTCCGCTGAAGCCTCGGCAGGTCTTGGGCGCTCAAACACGCCAGAACAAATATTCTTGCTTGAGCCGCGCAAATCGCACAACATTTCCATCATTCTGAAGTCCCTCACCGTTGGGCGGGACGAAATCATCGACGCCCTCCGTGATGGGCATACAGAACTCAGCACCGAGGTCCTGGAGAAGCTTTCACGGCTCAACATCTCCAAGGAAGAAGAATCCACCATTCTGAAGTTCTCTGGGAATCCTGACAGGCTTGCCCCAGCTGAGGccttcctcctccgtctcctcctTGATGTGCCCAATCCATTTGCGCGTGTCAATGCACTGCTTTTCAAGGTGAACTATGGCGCCGAGGTTGCACAGCTCAAGCACTCGCTCCGGACCTTGGAATTGGCAAGCCAGGAGCTGAGGACGAAGGGTCTGTTCTTTAAGCTGCTCGAGGCCGTTCTCAAGGCAGGAAACAGGATGAATGCTGGAACAGCACGGGGCAACGCACAGGCCTTCAACCTCACGGCGCTCCGCAAGCTCTCCGACGTAAAGAGCACTGATGGGAGCACCTCGTTACTGCACTTTGTCGTTGAAGAGGTTGTTCGCTCTGAGGGAAAGCGGCTTGCCATCAATCGCAACTACAGTATCCGGCGTTCTGGCAGTCTCGCCAGGTCTGGCCACGAGGGCAGCAGTTCAGCAGCAGGCCAGGGGCCATCACGTGAGGAGAGGCAAAATGAATACATGAACCTCGGGCTGCCAATTGTTGGAGGTCTCAGCACAGAGTTTGCCAACGTGAAGAGGGCAGCCATGGTGGACTACGATGCGGTTGTCAGCGAGTGTTCAATTCTAGGCAGCCGACTCACAGACATCAAGAGGCTTCTGGAGACCTGCAGCGATGATGGATTAGCAAGAGGGTTGCGAGGATTTGTGAAGGCTGCAGAACAGGAGCTAAAGTCACTAAGAGGAGAGCAGGAGAGAGTACTTGAGCTGGTCCAGAAGACAACAGAGTACTACCATGCGGGTGCCACCAAGGACAGGAATGCGCATCCCCTTCAGCTGTTCATCGTGGTGAGGGACTTCTTGGGTATGGTTGATCAGGCATGTGTGGACATCAAGAGGAAATtgcagcagcagaagaaaccATCACCACCAGCATCACAGCCAACTACAGCTGCTGCGCCTGCCGCGGCATCATCTACGGCAGCAGCGGTGACGAAGGAAGCAACCGATGGTCAACCAGCAACGGCTCAGAAGCCACCGGAAGAGGCAGACAGCAAAAGGAAGAGGGTCATGCCAAGATTTCCAAACCTGCCAGCGCACTTCATGAAGGATAGTGCAGATTCTGATTCAAGTAGTGACGAGGAATAG